In the Bifidobacterium catenulatum PV20-2 genome, one interval contains:
- a CDS encoding carbohydrate ABC transporter permease codes for MSKKTKNGGVSMSRLPGNRSAKFVPYLVPGLVGLLVIVVIPFVWNIYLSLTRWRGVGPVKFVGLQNWKRLFADSTFWISFANSFWIIVAIVVIPTILGLFISSLLTDVIQKKFGGKTASFLRAMFYLPQLLPVAVAAIIMGWIFRPEDGAVNALLVKLGLGSLQHNWLGSPDSALPVLMFILVWIQLGYPIVIFMSGLQRVDPELYEAAGLDGANWWQKFRVVTLPSIIPELLVVILTATIGALKTFAPVYLLTKGGPGTATTVPSYYSYNQFFQVQQVGYGAAISTALTVVIIVFSIVFTMVQKHVEKELV; via the coding sequence ATGTCAAAGAAGACCAAAAACGGGGGAGTCTCAATGTCAAGGCTTCCCGGAAACCGTTCCGCAAAATTCGTACCATATCTTGTTCCCGGACTGGTAGGTCTGCTCGTTATCGTCGTTATTCCATTCGTGTGGAACATTTACTTGAGTCTCACTCGCTGGCGTGGAGTTGGCCCGGTTAAATTCGTTGGATTGCAGAATTGGAAACGTCTGTTCGCTGATTCCACGTTCTGGATTTCATTCGCTAATTCATTCTGGATTATTGTGGCTATCGTAGTTATTCCTACGATTCTTGGACTATTTATTTCGTCACTGCTGACTGACGTTATTCAGAAGAAATTCGGCGGCAAGACGGCTTCCTTCCTGCGAGCCATGTTCTACCTGCCGCAGTTGCTGCCGGTTGCTGTCGCGGCCATCATCATGGGCTGGATCTTCCGTCCGGAAGATGGCGCGGTGAACGCGCTGCTCGTCAAGCTCGGCCTGGGATCGTTGCAGCATAACTGGCTCGGCAGCCCTGATAGCGCGCTTCCGGTGCTGATGTTCATTCTGGTGTGGATCCAGTTGGGCTATCCGATCGTGATCTTCATGTCCGGTCTGCAGCGCGTGGATCCTGAACTTTACGAGGCGGCCGGTCTTGACGGAGCCAACTGGTGGCAGAAATTCCGTGTGGTCACGCTGCCGTCCATCATTCCCGAACTGCTGGTGGTCATCCTCACCGCCACCATCGGCGCGCTGAAAACCTTCGCACCGGTCTATCTGCTCACCAAAGGCGGGCCGGGAACGGCAACCACCGTGCCATCATACTATTCCTACAATCAATTCTTCCAAGTGCAACAAGTCGGCTACGGCGCGGCCATCTCCACGGCGCTCACCGTGGTCATCATCGTGTTCTCCATCGTGTTCACCATGGTGCAGAAGCACGTCGAAAAGGAACTGGTCTGA
- a CDS encoding carbohydrate ABC transporter permease, with protein MTQTMTASAARKASKKTQHVRSTGDWITLIVLIAAALLVLFPLLVLTVNAFKTPADYNATGPLSLPKHFTMDGIISFWTTTKFPLKFWNSLVIALVVAVAAVVLSVLNSFALGIGRVKGNTWIVLAIMLANMMPQEALLYPLYTMFKQVGLYNTKLAIIIIFTIIQSAYGTYLLSSVYGTFPQAILEAAAIDGASRWQILRKVVLPISWSTISVLFVFFFVWTWNEYMIPMAFLMSDDVQTIPLALATLQGQRTMDATTLASASLLSIVPTIIFFIIFQRKLSQGITAGAVK; from the coding sequence ATGACGCAAACCATGACCGCATCGGCAGCGCGGAAAGCATCCAAGAAAACCCAACATGTGCGCTCGACCGGCGACTGGATCACCCTCATCGTGCTCATAGCAGCCGCACTGCTCGTGCTTTTCCCGCTGCTCGTACTCACCGTCAACGCGTTTAAAACGCCTGCCGACTACAATGCCACAGGTCCGCTTTCACTGCCGAAACACTTCACCATGGACGGCATCATCTCCTTCTGGACCACCACCAAATTCCCGCTGAAATTCTGGAACAGCTTGGTTATTGCGCTGGTAGTGGCAGTGGCCGCCGTCGTGCTTTCCGTGCTGAACTCCTTTGCTCTCGGCATCGGCAGAGTCAAAGGCAACACGTGGATTGTACTCGCCATCATGCTCGCCAACATGATGCCGCAGGAGGCGCTACTCTACCCGCTGTACACCATGTTCAAGCAGGTCGGACTGTACAACACCAAACTGGCGATCATCATCATCTTCACCATCATTCAAAGTGCGTATGGCACGTATCTGCTGTCATCCGTATACGGCACGTTCCCGCAGGCCATTCTCGAAGCGGCGGCCATCGACGGCGCCTCGCGCTGGCAGATTCTGCGCAAGGTGGTGCTGCCGATTTCCTGGTCGACCATCAGTGTGCTGTTCGTGTTCTTCTTCGTGTGGACATGGAACGAATACATGATTCCGATGGCGTTCCTGATGAGCGATGACGTGCAGACCATTCCGCTGGCGCTCGCCACCTTGCAGGGGCAGCGCACGATGGATGCGACCACGCTTGCTTCAGCTTCGCTGCTCAGCATTGTGCCGACCATTATTTTCTTCATTATTTTCCAGCGCAAGTTGTCGCAAGGCATCACCGCCGGTGCCGTAAAGTAG
- a CDS encoding glycoside hydrolase family 172 protein: MQVDSLGAFAARSPLDSLAVAAPGRTRCVNAENPTGGKGTAATAASALGPSRKGSPCIQTVKAGESVTLMDVDGPGVIRHIWMTVTDRTSPTGPNVLRNLILEFYWDGEETPSVQCPIGDFFCCGHAQACRVNSMPVVVVPNRGFNCYFSMPFEHARIVLRNDHNEDVPAFFYQIDYTEYDALPAGTMRFHAQWRRERVTELARDYVVLDGVQGRGAYVGTYLALTALESRWWGEGEVKMYIDGDDQYPTWCSTGAEDYFGGAWSFADFDEHGRMYEQTFCAPYVGFPFYSQRLASHRESAYWDVNTPVTRGLYRWHIPDPIYFEHDLRVEWQQIGTEEGGNFERQDDVASVAYWYQLEPHAPFDPIGDRRFRQPR, translated from the coding sequence ATGCAGGTCGATTCATTGGGTGCGTTCGCCGCGCGCAGTCCGCTGGACTCGCTTGCGGTTGCGGCACCAGGGCGCACGCGTTGTGTGAACGCCGAGAATCCCACAGGCGGCAAGGGCACTGCGGCCACTGCGGCCAGTGCACTTGGCCCGTCGCGCAAAGGCAGCCCCTGCATCCAAACCGTGAAAGCGGGGGAGAGCGTCACTTTGATGGACGTGGACGGTCCGGGCGTGATCCGCCATATTTGGATGACCGTCACTGACCGCACGTCGCCTACCGGCCCGAACGTGCTTCGTAACCTGATCCTGGAATTCTATTGGGATGGCGAGGAAACCCCGTCCGTGCAATGCCCGATCGGCGACTTCTTCTGCTGCGGCCACGCGCAGGCCTGCCGAGTCAATTCGATGCCGGTGGTGGTCGTACCCAATCGCGGTTTCAACTGCTACTTCTCCATGCCGTTCGAACATGCGCGCATCGTGCTCCGCAACGATCACAACGAAGACGTTCCCGCGTTCTTCTACCAAATCGACTACACCGAATACGATGCGCTTCCGGCCGGCACCATGCGTTTCCATGCGCAGTGGCGTCGCGAGCGCGTCACCGAACTTGCCCGCGATTATGTGGTGCTTGACGGTGTGCAGGGACGCGGCGCATATGTCGGCACGTATCTGGCGCTCACCGCGTTGGAAAGCCGCTGGTGGGGCGAGGGCGAAGTCAAAATGTACATCGATGGAGACGATCAGTACCCTACATGGTGTAGCACCGGTGCCGAGGATTATTTTGGCGGCGCGTGGAGTTTCGCTGATTTTGACGAGCATGGCCGTATGTATGAGCAGACGTTCTGTGCGCCGTACGTCGGGTTCCCGTTCTATTCACAGCGTCTCGCCTCGCATCGCGAAAGTGCGTATTGGGATGTGAATACGCCTGTGACCCGCGGACTGTATCGCTGGCATATTCCTGATCCGATTTATTTCGAGCATGATTTGCGCGTGGAATGGCAGCAGATCGGCACTGAAGAGGGTGGCAATTTCGAACGTCAGGACGACGTCGCTTCCGTCGCGTACTGGTATCAGCTCGAGCCGCACGCGCCGTTCGATCCGATTGGAGATCGTCGCTTCCGTCAGCCCCGCTGA